Proteins from a genomic interval of Motacilla alba alba isolate MOTALB_02 chromosome 11, Motacilla_alba_V1.0_pri, whole genome shotgun sequence:
- the IRX3 gene encoding LOW QUALITY PROTEIN: iroquois-class homeodomain protein IRX-3 (The sequence of the model RefSeq protein was modified relative to this genomic sequence to represent the inferred CDS: deleted 2 bases in 1 codon), which produces MSFPQLGYQYIRPLYPAERPGSGGSRGGAELAPSGTLSNVLSSMYGAPYAAAAAAQGYGAFLPYAAELPIFPQLGAQYELKESPGVQHAAFPPHHPAFYPYGQYQFGDPSRPKNATRESTSTLKAWLNEHRKNPYPTKGEKIMLAIITKMTLTQVSTWFANARRRLKKENKMTWAPRSRTDEEGNSYGSDHEGEEDKREDEEEIDLENIDTENIESNKDELEDDLQDADLLHSDSKTDSEGSEGFEDLPGSEERYDKASEEEPHHLRHHHLHHHHHHHHHHKCELPATAAPVGPEPLKPPLPPPPPHLSPPSSASSSAASSPTDGALAGALPKPKIWSLAETATSPDNPRKSPGGGSPPAAAPQPLPLPTPPPHRLVSSCPLGKFPNWTNRAFPAHHHHHPPHPLALLNTPHLLGAGGRLPPPPAAAFPRPADQAQSAEPVGADRSSALEVEKKLLKTAFQPVQRRPQNQLDAAMVLSALSSS; this is translated from the exons ATGTCTTTCCCCCAGCTGGGCTACCAGTACATCAGGCCGCTTTACCCGGCGGAGCGcccgggcagcggcggctccCGCGGCGGCGCCGAGCTGGCCCCGTCCGGGACCCTCTCCAACGTGCTCTCCTCCATGTACGGCGCGCCCtacgccgccgccgccgccgcccagGGCTACGGAGCCTTCCTGCCGTACGCCGCAGAGCTGCCCATCTTCCCCCAGCTG GGCGCCCAGTACGAGCTGAAGGAGAGCCCGGGGGTGCAGCACGCCGCCTTCCCCCCCCACCACCCTGCCTTCTATCCCTACGGGCAGTACCAGTTCGGGGACCCGTCGCGGCCCAAGAACGCCACTCGGGAAAGCACCAGCACCCTCAAGGCCTGGCTCAACGAGCACCGGAAAAATCCCTACCCCACCAAGGGCGAGAAGATCATGCTGGCCATCATCACCAAAATGACCCTCACCCAGGTCTCCACCTGGTTCGCCAACGCGCGGCGGCGGCTCAAGAAGGAGAACAAAATGACCTGGGCCCCCCGCAGCAGGACGGACGAGGAGGGCAACTCCTACGGGAGCGACCACGAGGGGGAAGAGGACAAGAgggaggacgaggaggagaTCGACCTCGAGAACATCGACACAGAGAATATCGAAAGCAACAAGGACGAGCTCGAGGACGATCTACAGGATGCCGACCTCCTGCACTCTGACTCCAAAACGGACTCGGAGGGATCCGAAGGTTTTGAGGACCTGCCCGGCTCCGAGGAGCGCTACGACAAGGCCTCCGAGGAGGAGCCGCACCATCTCCGCCACCACCACctgcaccaccaccaccatcaccaccaccaccacaagTGCGAGCTGCCCGCCACGGCCGCACCCGTCGGCCCGGAGCCCCTCaagccgccgctcccgccgccgccgccccacCTCTCGcccccctcctctgcctcttcctccgCCGCCTCCTCCCCGACGGACGGCGCTTTGGCCGGCGCCTTGCCGAAACCCAAGATCTGGTCGCTGGCCGAGACGGCCACCAGCCCGGACAACCCCCGCAAGTCTCCCGGCGGCGGCTCTCCGCCGGCGGCCGCCCCCCagccgctgccgctgcccacCCCGCCGCCCCACAGACTCGTCTCCTCCTGCCCCCTGGGCAAGTTCCCCAACTGGACCAACCGCGCATTCCCggcccaccaccaccaccaccccccgCACCCGCTGGCCTTACTGAACACTCCCCacctgctgggggctgggggccgcctc ccgcccccccccgccgccgccttcCCGCGGCCCGCGGACCAGGCGCAGAGCGCGGAGCCCGTCGGAGCAG ATCGATCTAGTGCCTTGGAAGTAGAGAAAAAGTTACTAAAGACAGCTTTCCAGCCAGTGCAGAGGCG gcCCCAGAACCAACTTGACGCCGCTATGGTTCTATCGGCGCTCTCATCATCAtag